The Bradysia coprophila strain Holo2 chromosome IV unlocalized genomic scaffold, BU_Bcop_v1 contig_81, whole genome shotgun sequence genome has a window encoding:
- the LOC119072161 gene encoding zinc finger protein 2 homolog has protein sequence MTSTLRTNLLVRKVQNCIVCNAEPTAGQLTNVFVKEETAAPLASTLSAILSRTIDQETIHSSYICKNCRQLCTEYEAMQNRLASIKKVISHDFNETAKLLDPTTSKATDTDFCVMENLLPEESLDEQDDLDPLNEKPNVASLKQVEATNRYRLVSIRNDGNYIVNVDSGEELLDQSIAQEYFDESDGNMVEISTEMDADELTEIFEDHGYSDENSSLHYQNSISDLSQDVKDANKIVTGTEMLDSHLTNDVTMKPIFMREGLKFKCCLCTDNETVFDVRTIATHLKREHDEKVYICDVCGHDFRKRSELSHHLVDHAPTASNGEEYQCEECPKKFTNLRLFRIHRRGHYTIQKLWECKDCNKKYSSKNLLEEHTNMHTGERPYKCTTCGKDFASKYTLTAHMKIHSERRRPFECDQCNKSFFSQQNLTQHQRTHSGIKEFVCDVCNKAFGTAHNLDVHRIVHTGYKPFICRICKKAFARRAEIKDHERTHTGERPYVCEICNASFAQRSNLMSHKRATHLNDKRHKCTTCDRSFKRKRLLDYHVKAQHTGERPYTCEICESTFVYPEHYKKHLRIHSGDKPYSCEVCGKAFNSRDNRNAHRFVHSNKKPYECLVCGAGFMRKPLLLAHMTSMNHENDRIVLNQPNIEPMKPKTELVFMSDEYEDIEELTEERLDEDDMLDTKTEHLIIDGQVQFGDDDEKPSAMSATNSNQSDEFEIISPDQIYVSGGTEFSNDDEFVDSDGVKLVRIRIADEDGKEQMAWVNVVSQEE, from the exons ATGACTTCAACACTGCGTACCAATTTGCTGGTCAGAAAAGTGCAAAATTGTATAGTTTGTAATGCGGAACCCACAGCCGGACAATTAACGAATGTTTTCGTCAAAGAAGag ACCGCCGCTCCACTGGCATCAACTCTGTCAGCTATTCTGAGTAGAACAATCGATCAAGAGACAATTCATTCAAGTTACATCTGTAAAAATTGTCGACAATTGTGCACCGAATATGAAGCGATGCAAAACCGTTTGGCCTCTATCAAGAAAGTCATTTCGCATGATTTCAACGAAACGGCCAAACTTCTTGATCCGACCACATCCAAGGCGACCGACACCGATTTCTGTGTCATGGAAAATCTACTGCCTGAAGAGTCTTTGGATGAACAGGACGACCTG GATCCGCTAAACGAAAAACCGAATGTTGCGTCACTGAAGCAAGTAGAGGCAACGAATAGATACCGTTTGGTTTCAATAAGGAACGACGGAAATTACATCGTCAATGTGGACAGTGGAGAAGAGTTATTAGACCAAAGCATCGCTCAGGAATACTTCGACGAGAGTGATGGCAATATGGTGGAAATCAGTACGGAAATGGATGCAGACGAACTGACTGAAATATTCGAGGATCACGGATACAGTGATGAGAACAGCAGCTTACACTATCAAAATTCCATATCGGATCTATCGCAAGATGTCAAGGATGCGAACAAAATTGTCACCGGCACCGAAATGCTCGATTCCCATCTGACAAACGATGTGACCATGAAGCCGATTTTCATGCGTGAGGgtctcaaatttaaatgcTGCCTGTGCACCGACAACGAAACGGTGTTCGATGTACGAACCATCGCAACCCACCTGAAACGTGAGCATGACGAGAAGGTGTACATCTGTGATGTTTGCGGCCACGACTTCCGCAAACGAAGTGAATTGAGCCATCACTTGGTGGACCATGCTCCCACTGCCAGTAACGGTGAAGAGTACCAGTGCGAAGAGTGTCCGAAGAAATTCACGAACCTACGACTGTTCCGAATCCATCGACGTGGTCATTACACCATTCAGAAGTTGTGGGAATGTAAGGATTGCAACAAGAAGTACAGTTCGAAGAATTTGCTGGAGGAACACACGAATATGCACACCGGAGAGAG GCCGTACAAATGTACTACGTGTGGCAAAGACTTTGCCAGCAAGTACACATTGACCGCgcatatgaaaattcattcggaaCGTAGACGACCGTTCGAGTGTGATCAGTGCAACAAGTCATTTTTCAGTCAACAAAATCTCACCCAACATCAACGTACGCATTCCGGCATCAAGGAGTTTGTCTGTGATGTGTGCAACAAGGCATTTGGAACGGCACACAACTTGGACGTACATCGCATCGTTCACACTGGCTACAAG CCATTCATCTGCCGGATATGTAAGAAGGCATTCGCTCGACGAGCCGAAATCAAGGACCATGAAAGGACACACACCGGCGAG CGTCCCTATGTCTGTGAAATTTGTAATGCCAGCTTTGCGCAACGATCCAACTTAATGTCACACAAACGGGCTACGCATCTCAACGATAAACGCCATAAATGTACCACATGCGATCGCAGTTTCAAGCGTAAACGTCTGTTAGACTATCATGTAAAGGCGCAACATACCGGCGAGCGTCCTTATACGTGTGAG ATTTGCGAATCGACATTCGTCTATCCGGAACACTACAAAAAGCATCTGCGCATTCACTCTGGTGATAAG CCGTACAGCTGTGAAGTATGCGGAAAGGCGTTCAACAGCCGTGATAACCGAAATGCGCATCGATTTGTGCATAGCAATAAGAAGCCGTACGAATGTTTGGTTTGCGGAGCAGGCTTTATGCGAAAGCCATTGCTCTTGGCGCATATGACATCGATGAACCACGAAAACGATCGAATTGTTTTGAATCAACCGAACATCGAACCAATGAAACCAAAAACGGAACTGGTGTTTATGTCAGACGAATACGAGGACATCGAAGAATTAACGGAAGAG CGACTCGATGAAGATGATATGCTGGACACGAAAACCGAACACTTGATAATCGATGGACAAGTTCAATTCGGCGACGATGACGAGAAACCGTCCGCCATGTCAGCGACCAATTCCAATCAGAGCGATGAATTCGAAATCATTTCACCGGACCAGATTTATGTATCGGGCGGAACGGAATTTAGTAACGATGACGAATTCGTGGACAGTGATGGCGTTAAATTGGTTCGCATTCGAATAGCTGATGAGGACGGCAAAGAACAAATGGCATGGGTAAATGTTGTGTCACAGGAGGAATAG